TGATTTTGATTTTTTTAAGGTCGCTTCAAGTGAAATCTTACCTCAAAGAAATCGAAGAAAAATCTTGATTTTTCCAAAATTCACGGAGTATCTCTTTATCATTTTTCGAATCCTAGACCAAGGGATTATTTCTTAACTTGGCTACCCGTAGTATTTTCTTCTAGACTATTTTGACAGCTATGTCTCAAAAACAACCCCATAAACTCTTTTTGTTGGATGCAATGGCCCTGATTTACAGAGCTCATTTTGCTTTCAGTAAAAACCCCCGCATTAATTCCAAAGGACTCAATACCGGTGTCATGTTGGGATTTACCAATACGCTTTTAGAAGTTTTGGAGAAAGAAAAACCGAGTCATATTGCTGTAGCTTTTGATACTAAAGCCCCTACTTTCCGCCATATTCAGTATGAACCTTACAAAGCGAATCGTTTGGATCAGCCTGAGGATATTATGGTTTCGATTCCTTGGGTAAAGGAGATTGTGCGGGCTTTCCGAATTCCCGTATTAGAGATGGATGGATTTGAGGCGGATGATATTATAGGTACCATCGCTAAAAAAGCCGAGAAAGAGCATTACACAGTCTACATGATGACGCCGGATAAGGATTATGGGCAGATCGTCGATGACCATATTTTTTTGTATAAACCTGCATTTATGGGAAATGGAGTCGATGTGATGGGTCCCAAGCAGGTCTGTGCTAAGTGGGATATCGAGCATGTCGACCAAGTCCGAGATATTTTGGGTTTGATGGGTGATGCGGTGGACAATATCCCTGGCATTCCTGGTATTGGTGAAAAAACGGCCGTCAAGCTCCTCAAGGAATTTGGAACGGTAGAGGGCCTTATAGCCAATGTCGACAAGCTCAAAGGAAAGCAAAAAGAGAATGTGGAAAATTTTGCAGCTCAAGGCATTCTTTCCAAAGAATTGGCAACAATCAAAATTGACGTTCCGGTAGATTTTGTGGAAGAAGAGCTGCGCTATGAGGGATTTGATGAGGAAAAACTTCGAGCCATCTTCACTGAGTTAGAGTTTAGAACCTTAGCAAGTCGGATTTTTAAAGATAGTCCGGGGAAAAAAGCAGCCATTGCAGCTCCTGCTCAGATGGATTTATTCGCTCCTGCCCCCGCCTCCCCTTCTTCTGAGGAAGAGGGTATCGAGGAAGAACTTCCTACAGTGCCTACGGTATTTGAAACAATCCATGGCAATGTCCATCAGTATCATAAGATTAAAGGAAAGGTAGCAGTAGAGGAATTAGTCAGTTATCTCAAGCTGCAGGACGAAATCTGCTTTGATACCGAAACGACCGATCTCGATGCCATGAAAGCTGAATTGGTTGGGCTTTCGTTCGCCTATGTACCCGGCGAGGCCTACTACATTCCTGTCACCTCAGATCTTCAAGAGACCCAGGAAATTTTAGAGGTGCTTCGGCCTATTTTTGAAAATGAATCGATTCTCAAGATCGGGCAAAATGTAAAGTACGATATGCTCGTCTTGAAGAATTATGGGATTGAGGTGAAGGGTACGCTGTACGATACGATGTTGGCGCATTACCTGATCGAGCCCGAAGGAAAGCATGGAATGGACTGGCTTGCGCAGCAATACTTGAACTATAAGCCGGTTTCTATTACCGAACTAATTGGCAAGAAGGGGAAAAATCAGGGCAATATGCGAGATGTCGACGAGGATGAAGTGACTGCTTATGCCGCCGAAGATGCCGATATTACCCTGAGATTAAAGGAAAAATTAGATCCGATCATTCAGTCAAATGGCTTGAAAAAGTTATTTGATGAGGTGGAGAATCCCTTGATTCGAGTTCTAACCGATATGGAATTTGAGGGTGTGCGGATCGATACCGGGAGCTTGGCTGAACTTTCAGTGGCTTTGGATGAGGAAAGTAAGGAAATCGAGAAGCGGGTATATGAGCTGGCTGGTGTGAAATTTAACCTAGCCTCCCCTAAACAACTTGGAGAAGTTCTTTTTGAAAAACTCAAGCTTGACCCTAAGGCCAAAAAAACCAAAACAGGACAATATGCGACTGGCGAGGAAATCCTCAGCAAAATGGCTGACGAACATGAAATCGCTCAAGCTATTTTGGATTACCGCCAAATGGTGAAGTTGAAGTCAACCTATGTCGACGCGCTTCCTACCATGATCAATGCCAAAACTGGCCGAATTCACACGACCTATAATCAATTTGTGGCGGCAACAGGCCGTCTTTCTTCGATCAATCCCAACTTGCAAAACATTCCAATTCGGACATCGAGAGGCAGGGAGATCCGAAAAGCTTTTGTACCGAGGGACGAAAATCACGTTCTCCTTTCAGCCGATTATTCTCAGATTGAACTTCGGCTAATGGCAGCATTTTCTCAAGATGAATCAATGTTGGAGGCCTTCCGAAACGGACGGGATATCCATGCTACCACTGCGGCTAAAATCTTCAAGGTGCCGTTGGAAGAAGTGACCTCGGATATGCGTCGAAAAGCCAAGACCGCCAATTTCGGGATCATCTATGGAATTTCAGCCTTTGGGTTAGCACAACGACTTTCGATTCCTCGAGGGGAGGCAAAGGAAATTATTGATGCCTATTTCTCTGAGTTCCCTGCTGTGAAAGAATACATGGATGGAGCGATCGAGAAGGCCAGAAAAGACGAATACGTTGAAACAATCCTCGGCCGAAGACGCTACCTACGAGACATCAACAGCCGCAATATGACCATGCGCGGATTTGCAGAACGAAATGCTATTAATGCGCCACTGCAGGGTTCAGCCGCTGACCTGATTAAAGTAGCGATGATTCACGTGCACCAATGGATGAAAAAGGAAAAGCTTAAATCCAAAATGATCCTTCAAGTACACGATGAATTGGTATTTGATGCACATAAAGACGAGGTCGAGCTCCTTAAAAAAAATATTCCAGGATTAATGTCCAATGCGATCCAACTACCAGTTCCAATTGAAGTGGAAGTGGGAGTGGGTACGGATTGGCTGCAGGCGCACTAGGAAGAAGTTAGATATCAGACACAAGATGCAAGACTATCGAAGTAGAGTCAGGCTTATCGTATACTTGTTTGATAGGTTGGGAATCGAAAGAAATTTTCCCCTGAGGCGTGGTTTTTTAGAATGAAAAGCCAAGATCTGAGCATCAAAATTTGATTTTATTTTCCTGGATCATCTGAGTCGGTTCTAAATGGGAATCGCCTCTAAAAGTGGGGACACCGTCCCCACAATCTTAGAAAAAGGTCTCCTCTTTAGTTTTTTTTTCAATCTCGTTTTTGTCTCGTAAATCAAAAATCGTAATTCGTACCTCGATATGGCTAAAGTAAAAACCACCTTTTTCTGTCAAAACTGCGGAGCGCAAAGCCCCAAGTGGCTGGGTAAATGTCCTGCCTGCGGGGAATGGAATACCTATGTAGAGGAAATTCTTCAAAAGGAAGAAACAGGAAAAGGGAGTTGGAAACCCCAAGGCTCTGGTTTAAAAAAGTCCAATACTCCTAAGAAAATTGACGAAGTCAATTACGAGGAACAGCCACGCTGGGTCACTTCAGATCCAGAATTGGATCGAGTGCTGGGAGGAGGAATTGTTGCGGGATCATTGGTTTTGATCGGAGGCGAACCGGGGATCGGAAAGTCTACCTTGATGCTTCAGATTGCGTTGACCTTGAAAGGGAAAAAAGTACTTTATGTCTCAGGGGAGGAAAGTGAAGCTCAAATCAAGATGCGAGCAGATCGGATGTCTGCCAAAAACCCAGATTGCTATGTCCTGTCGGAGACCAATACCCAACAGATTTTTCAGCAAATCGAGATTCTGAAACCTGATTTTTTGGTAATTGATTCCATTCAGACTCTAAGCAGTCAATATGTGGAATCTGCCGCAGGATCAGTATCTCAAGTTCGGGAATGTACTGCCGAGTTGATGAAGTTTGCCAAGGAGACTGGCACGCCAGTTTTCCTTATT
Above is a window of Algoriphagus sanaruensis DNA encoding:
- the polA gene encoding DNA polymerase I → MSQKQPHKLFLLDAMALIYRAHFAFSKNPRINSKGLNTGVMLGFTNTLLEVLEKEKPSHIAVAFDTKAPTFRHIQYEPYKANRLDQPEDIMVSIPWVKEIVRAFRIPVLEMDGFEADDIIGTIAKKAEKEHYTVYMMTPDKDYGQIVDDHIFLYKPAFMGNGVDVMGPKQVCAKWDIEHVDQVRDILGLMGDAVDNIPGIPGIGEKTAVKLLKEFGTVEGLIANVDKLKGKQKENVENFAAQGILSKELATIKIDVPVDFVEEELRYEGFDEEKLRAIFTELEFRTLASRIFKDSPGKKAAIAAPAQMDLFAPAPASPSSEEEGIEEELPTVPTVFETIHGNVHQYHKIKGKVAVEELVSYLKLQDEICFDTETTDLDAMKAELVGLSFAYVPGEAYYIPVTSDLQETQEILEVLRPIFENESILKIGQNVKYDMLVLKNYGIEVKGTLYDTMLAHYLIEPEGKHGMDWLAQQYLNYKPVSITELIGKKGKNQGNMRDVDEDEVTAYAAEDADITLRLKEKLDPIIQSNGLKKLFDEVENPLIRVLTDMEFEGVRIDTGSLAELSVALDEESKEIEKRVYELAGVKFNLASPKQLGEVLFEKLKLDPKAKKTKTGQYATGEEILSKMADEHEIAQAILDYRQMVKLKSTYVDALPTMINAKTGRIHTTYNQFVAATGRLSSINPNLQNIPIRTSRGREIRKAFVPRDENHVLLSADYSQIELRLMAAFSQDESMLEAFRNGRDIHATTAAKIFKVPLEEVTSDMRRKAKTANFGIIYGISAFGLAQRLSIPRGEAKEIIDAYFSEFPAVKEYMDGAIEKARKDEYVETILGRRRYLRDINSRNMTMRGFAERNAINAPLQGSAADLIKVAMIHVHQWMKKEKLKSKMILQVHDELVFDAHKDEVELLKKNIPGLMSNAIQLPVPIEVEVGVGTDWLQAH